Proteins encoded within one genomic window of Haloplanus vescus:
- a CDS encoding helicase HerA domain-containing protein translates to MTETDTETITVADVSDGPGGDADADPGTSVSLPVVELLTGRGFVTGKSGSGKSNTASVLVENLLANNFPVLVVDTDGEYYGLKEEFELLHAGADDECDIQVSPEHAEKIASLALEGNVPIILDVSGYLDEDEAKELLLSVARHLFAKEKKLKKPFLMLIEEVHEYIPEGGGLDETGKMLIKIGKRGRKHGLGIVGISQRPADVKKDFITQCDWLVWHRLTWNNDTNVVSRIIDAEHANAVEDLGDGEAFLMTDWSESVRRVQFHRKRTFDAGATPGLDDFERPELKSISDDLVSDLREISDEQERRESELADLRQEVEKKEQRIRELEAELEDARDLSRMADRFAQAMLQKAEAPYRGGEGRPTAAAPADDQAELHDYEESNETEANETEEKAATEDDRPEIEPNEWPTPDVMAEAAEERADETESNAADEQADVTFGDTATADEDDDGPAADADGDRPTADATPATRGAVVTQLRTEIEELPRLSREMLAHYRRERTSTPVDAHVAAGGTPDQPMAYGRNRPLRTAGFVERVDGDEYRYALPDRVARAFEDHLDADALEDAVREVERSFVDEATLDAEATDPRAPDERDEVALVDEDVPGDDGFVDEDAEFVDEDVAGDDGFVAEDAEFVDESDGAPASADDATRQQMSSESEDEARTDAEIL, encoded by the coding sequence GAACAACTTTCCCGTCCTCGTGGTCGACACGGACGGCGAGTACTACGGCCTGAAAGAGGAGTTCGAACTCCTCCACGCCGGCGCCGACGACGAGTGCGACATCCAGGTCAGCCCGGAGCACGCCGAGAAAATCGCGAGTCTCGCGCTCGAGGGGAACGTCCCCATCATCCTCGACGTGTCCGGCTATCTCGACGAAGACGAGGCGAAAGAGCTCCTCCTCTCTGTCGCGCGCCACCTGTTCGCCAAGGAGAAGAAGCTGAAGAAGCCCTTCCTGATGCTCATCGAGGAGGTCCACGAGTACATCCCCGAGGGCGGCGGCCTCGACGAGACGGGGAAGATGCTCATCAAAATCGGGAAGCGAGGCCGGAAACACGGCCTCGGCATCGTCGGCATCAGTCAGCGCCCGGCGGACGTGAAGAAAGACTTCATCACGCAGTGTGACTGGCTGGTGTGGCACCGGCTCACGTGGAACAACGACACCAACGTGGTGAGCCGCATCATCGACGCCGAACACGCGAACGCAGTGGAAGACTTGGGCGACGGCGAGGCGTTCCTGATGACCGACTGGAGCGAATCGGTGCGGCGGGTGCAGTTCCACCGCAAGCGTACCTTCGACGCGGGCGCGACGCCCGGACTCGACGACTTCGAGCGCCCCGAACTCAAGTCCATCAGCGACGATTTGGTCTCCGACCTCCGCGAAATCAGCGACGAACAAGAGCGCCGCGAGAGCGAACTCGCGGACCTGCGCCAAGAGGTGGAGAAGAAGGAACAGCGCATCCGCGAACTCGAAGCGGAGTTAGAGGACGCCCGCGACCTGTCGCGGATGGCCGACCGCTTCGCGCAGGCGATGCTCCAGAAGGCGGAGGCGCCGTACCGCGGCGGCGAGGGGCGGCCGACTGCGGCGGCGCCCGCGGACGACCAAGCCGAACTCCACGACTACGAAGAATCGAACGAGACGGAGGCCAACGAGACTGAAGAGAAAGCGGCGACGGAGGACGACCGGCCGGAAATCGAGCCAAACGAGTGGCCGACGCCCGACGTGATGGCAGAGGCCGCGGAGGAGAGAGCCGACGAGACGGAGTCGAACGCGGCCGACGAACAGGCCGACGTGACCTTCGGCGACACGGCGACGGCCGACGAGGATGACGACGGACCGGCGGCCGACGCGGATGGCGACAGACCGACGGCCGACGCCACGCCCGCCACGCGTGGGGCAGTCGTCACCCAACTCCGCACCGAAATCGAGGAGTTGCCGCGACTCTCCCGGGAGATGCTGGCCCACTACCGACGCGAGCGCACGTCGACCCCGGTGGACGCCCATGTCGCCGCGGGCGGGACCCCCGACCAGCCGATGGCGTACGGTCGGAACCGACCGCTCCGGACGGCCGGCTTCGTCGAACGCGTCGACGGCGACGAGTATCGGTACGCGCTCCCCGACCGAGTCGCCCGCGCCTTCGAGGACCACCTCGACGCGGACGCTCTCGAGGACGCCGTGCGCGAGGTGGAACGGTCGTTCGTCGACGAAGCGACGCTCGATGCCGAGGCGACGGACCCGCGGGCGCCCGACGAACGCGACGAGGTGGCACTCGTCGACGAGGACGTACCCGGCGACGACGGGTTCGTGGACGAAGACGCGGAGTTCGTCGACGAGGACGTGGCTGGTGACGACGGCTTCGTGGCGGAAGACGCGGAGTTCGTCGACGAGAGCGACGGGGCGCCAGCGTCGGCGGACGACGCGACGCGCCAGCAGATGTCCTCGGAGTCAGAGGACGAAGCGCGGACCGACGCGGAGATTCTCTAG
- a CDS encoding CDP-alcohol phosphatidyltransferase family protein translates to MTLDRLRHVAEIALDPMVAAADRVGLTPDGVSVIAFGFAVAAAGGFYLATPVSYVLGAFCVLANGWLDLLDGALARTQNAESRGGDLLDHVLDRYADIVLVVGLAAGIGRYDLGLLAVTGVLMTSYLGTQIQAVGLGREYGGLVGRADRLALIGVVAVVAAVVPEPVGPLSAVGWLLVFFTVIGHLTAFQRFWGAWHDLS, encoded by the coding sequence GTGACGCTTGACCGCCTGCGCCACGTCGCCGAAATCGCCCTCGACCCGATGGTCGCCGCCGCCGACCGGGTTGGCCTCACCCCCGACGGCGTCAGCGTCATCGCCTTCGGCTTCGCCGTCGCCGCCGCGGGCGGGTTCTACCTCGCCACACCCGTCAGCTACGTCCTCGGTGCGTTCTGCGTGCTCGCAAACGGGTGGCTTGACCTGCTTGACGGCGCCCTCGCCCGCACGCAGAACGCCGAATCGCGGGGCGGTGACCTCCTCGACCACGTCCTCGACCGCTACGCCGACATCGTCCTCGTAGTGGGACTGGCCGCCGGCATCGGCCGCTACGACCTCGGTCTCCTCGCCGTCACCGGCGTCCTCATGACCTCCTACCTCGGGACGCAGATTCAGGCGGTCGGCCTCGGCCGGGAGTACGGCGGCCTCGTGGGGCGGGCGGACCGCCTCGCGCTCATCGGGGTCGTCGCCGTCGTCGCCGCCGTCGTTCCCGAACCGGTTGGCCCGCTCTCGGCCGTCGGGTGGCTCCTCGTGTTCTTCACAGTCATCGGCCACCTCACCGCATTCCAGCGGTTCTGGGGCGCGTGGCACGACCTCTCCTGA
- the hisC gene encoding histidinol-phosphate transaminase, whose translation MQPRDLSDLSPYVPGRGAEEVARDLGMDPDDLTKLSSNENPHGPSPAAVDAIRETAPRVGVYPKASHTDLGEKLAAHWDCAPEQVWVTPGADGAIDYLSRAFLEPGDRILAPDPGFSYYQMSARYHHGTVTTYPLSKADDFAQTPDTVLDAYDGERMVYVTTPHNPTGAEFSRDAIRTLAESVDDHTLLVVDEAYAEYTDTPSTIDLLDTYDNVAVLRTFSKAYGLAGLRVGYGVVPEAWADAYARVNTPFAASEVGCRAAIAALDDDDHLEKTVETARWARSYLRENLDAPTWESGGNFVLAEVGGASAVAEATQRQGVIVRDCSSFGLPECIRVSCGTRETTPAAVDTINDVLAEVVA comes from the coding sequence ATGCAACCACGGGATCTCTCCGACCTTTCGCCGTACGTTCCCGGCCGCGGGGCCGAGGAGGTGGCCCGCGACTTGGGGATGGACCCCGACGACCTCACCAAACTCTCGTCGAACGAGAACCCGCACGGCCCGAGTCCGGCGGCCGTCGACGCGATTCGCGAGACGGCGCCCCGCGTCGGCGTCTACCCCAAGGCCTCTCACACCGACCTCGGCGAGAAACTCGCCGCCCACTGGGACTGTGCGCCCGAACAGGTGTGGGTGACCCCCGGCGCCGACGGCGCTATCGACTACCTCTCGCGGGCCTTCCTCGAACCGGGCGATCGGATTCTCGCGCCCGACCCCGGCTTCTCCTACTACCAGATGAGCGCCCGCTATCACCACGGCACGGTGACGACCTACCCGCTCTCGAAGGCCGACGACTTCGCCCAGACGCCCGACACCGTCCTCGACGCCTACGACGGCGAGCGGATGGTGTACGTCACCACGCCACACAACCCCACGGGAGCGGAGTTCTCCCGCGACGCCATCCGGACCCTCGCGGAGTCCGTCGACGACCACACCCTCCTCGTCGTCGACGAGGCGTACGCCGAGTACACGGACACGCCCTCGACCATCGACTTGCTCGACACCTACGACAACGTCGCCGTCCTGCGGACCTTCTCGAAGGCGTACGGACTGGCGGGCCTCCGTGTCGGCTACGGCGTCGTGCCCGAGGCGTGGGCGGACGCCTACGCCCGCGTCAACACGCCCTTCGCCGCCAGTGAAGTCGGGTGTCGGGCCGCCATCGCCGCCCTCGACGACGACGACCACCTCGAAAAGACAGTCGAGACGGCCCGCTGGGCGCGGTCGTATCTCCGCGAGAACCTCGACGCGCCGACGTGGGAGAGCGGCGGCAACTTCGTCCTCGCGGAGGTTGGCGGCGCGTCGGCCGTCGCCGAGGCGACCCAACGGCAGGGCGTCATCGTCCGCGACTGCTCCAGTTTCGGCCTGCCCGAGTGCATCCGCGTCTCCTGTGGCACGCGCGAGACGACGCCCGCGGCCGTCGACACTATCAACGACGTACTCGCGGAGGTGGTCGCATGA
- a CDS encoding adenylate kinase family protein: MSDDADYRVAVTGTPGTGKTTATTLLDAPVIHVNELIREAGLWSERDADRDSLVADLDAVREALGDWSGVAESHLAHHLDADRVVVLRCRPDVLEERLRDRGADESKAAENAESEALDVILSEAVDRHGVENVYEIDTTERTPADVAADIQAVVDGDREPSAGTVDFTDYL; encoded by the coding sequence ATGAGCGACGACGCCGACTACCGCGTCGCCGTCACCGGCACGCCCGGAACCGGCAAGACCACCGCGACGACGCTCCTCGACGCGCCGGTCATCCACGTCAACGAACTGATTCGGGAGGCCGGCCTGTGGTCGGAGCGCGACGCCGACCGCGACTCGCTTGTCGCGGACCTCGACGCCGTTCGGGAGGCACTCGGCGACTGGTCGGGCGTCGCGGAGTCGCACTTGGCCCACCACCTCGACGCCGACCGAGTGGTCGTCCTCCGCTGTCGGCCCGACGTGCTCGAAGAGCGCCTGCGTGACCGCGGCGCGGACGAGTCGAAGGCGGCCGAAAACGCCGAGAGCGAGGCGCTCGACGTCATCCTCTCGGAAGCGGTCGACCGCCACGGCGTCGAGAACGTCTACGAAATCGACACGACCGAGCGCACGCCCGCCGACGTGGCCGCCGACATCCAAGCGGTCGTCGACGGGGACCGCGAACCGAGCGCCGGCACCGTCGACTTCACGGACTACCTGTGA
- the tpiA gene encoding triose-phosphate isomerase, with the protein MFVLVNLKAYPCDPAAVAAAARDVAEASGVRIAVAPQAAHLDRVAATGVETWAQHVAPVEHGSHTGHTLAEAVADAGAEGTLLNHSEHRLTLADIDGALDAADRADLETVVCANNPQQVGAVAALAPDAVAVEPPELIGGDVSVSTADPGIVEGAVAAAEAVDPAVDVYCGAGVSTGEDLAAAGSLGAEGVLLASGVAKADDPRAALEDLVSGV; encoded by the coding sequence ATGTTCGTTCTCGTCAACCTGAAGGCGTATCCCTGTGACCCGGCCGCCGTCGCCGCCGCGGCCCGCGACGTGGCCGAGGCAAGCGGTGTCCGCATCGCCGTCGCCCCGCAGGCCGCACACCTCGACCGCGTCGCCGCCACCGGCGTCGAGACGTGGGCCCAGCACGTCGCCCCCGTCGAGCACGGCAGTCATACCGGCCACACGCTCGCCGAGGCCGTCGCCGACGCGGGCGCCGAGGGAACGCTTCTCAACCACTCCGAGCACCGCCTGACGCTCGCGGACATCGACGGCGCCCTCGACGCCGCCGACCGCGCCGACTTGGAGACGGTCGTCTGCGCCAACAACCCTCAGCAGGTGGGCGCAGTGGCCGCACTCGCCCCCGACGCCGTCGCCGTCGAACCCCCCGAACTCATCGGCGGCGACGTGTCGGTCAGCACCGCCGACCCCGGCATCGTCGAAGGGGCCGTCGCTGCCGCCGAGGCGGTCGACCCCGCGGTCGACGTCTACTGCGGCGCCGGCGTCTCGACGGGCGAGGACCTCGCCGCCGCCGGATCGCTCGGCGCCGAGGGTGTCCTCCTCGCCAGCGGCGTCGCGAAGGCCGACGACCCGCGGGCGGCGCTCGAAGACCTGGTTTCCGGCGTCTGA
- a CDS encoding multiprotein bridging factor aMBF1 → MPQCEMCGAESSSLTTTKVEGAELELCDECSDFGTEVRTQSSGSSSTKYSTSSSSDSSSSSSSSTSGGSGSSGSTRRRQDMFDDMDEVATDYDERIRTAREDRGWTQEDLANELNEKASLIRKLERGDVLPSDEVQTKLESELDISLSEGGGGDDSDWSGGSSTTTTLGDVVKRKD, encoded by the coding sequence ATGCCCCAGTGTGAAATGTGTGGCGCCGAGAGTTCGTCGCTCACCACGACGAAAGTCGAGGGGGCCGAACTGGAACTCTGCGACGAGTGTTCCGACTTCGGCACCGAGGTTCGGACCCAATCGAGTGGGTCGTCCTCGACGAAGTACTCTACGTCGTCGTCCTCGGACTCTTCCTCCTCGTCTTCGTCCTCGACGTCGGGCGGGTCGGGGTCGTCCGGTAGCACGCGACGCCGGCAGGACATGTTCGACGACATGGACGAGGTGGCCACCGACTACGACGAACGCATCCGCACGGCCCGCGAGGACCGCGGCTGGACCCAAGAGGACCTCGCCAACGAACTCAACGAGAAGGCGAGCCTCATCCGCAAACTCGAACGCGGTGACGTCCTCCCCAGCGACGAGGTGCAGACGAAACTCGAGAGCGAACTCGACATCTCGCTCTCGGAGGGCGGCGGCGGCGACGACTCCGACTGGTCCGGCGGTTCCTCCACGACGACGACGCTCGGCGACGTGGTCAAGCGCAAGGACTAG